A single Desulfobaculum xiamenense DNA region contains:
- a CDS encoding DUF1844 domain-containing protein, which yields MSSGNIPLPQVTFSTFVMSLASSALVHLGEVPEPESGRTAENLALAKHTIDILSMLEEKTTGGLDAEEARLLSGLLYELRMKYVLHTK from the coding sequence ATGTCCTCCGGGAACATCCCCCTGCCGCAGGTCACGTTTTCCACCTTCGTCATGTCGCTTGCGTCCTCGGCCCTGGTGCACCTCGGCGAGGTGCCCGAGCCGGAGTCCGGCCGCACGGCGGAGAATCTCGCGCTGGCCAAGCACACCATCGACATCCTGTCCATGCTTGAGGAAAAGACGACGGGTGGGCTGGACGCCGAGGAAGCTCGACTGTTGTCGGGTCTGCTCTATGAACTGCGCATGAAGTACGTGCTGCACACGAAATAG
- a CDS encoding EAL and HDOD domain-containing protein: protein MPSKCNERDEITSAAESVFVARQPIFDVQQNVFGYELLFRSSGEAACAFVTDSDMATTKVIADGFLLAHAGMEPGQRALINFPRRLLLDDAAFALPPDIAIVEILEDVRPEPDVLHAIQAIKQSGFMLAMDDYMGEPELEPFLQFVDIIKVDILGLGGDPERIRQTVEKLAKYGCTLLAEKVEDLETFELTKELGFTLFQGFFFSKPEIIPGKKISSSEIAKLQLLQELGRPDFEVAKIGRIIQSDLSLSYRLFQYINSAGLGVRYKVDSVSRALTLLGQRQLAQWLRVAIMSDLSPSRKAAEVAFLSVHRGRFLEMLEGVAKSYGVSPDSMFLLGLFSLLDALLGQPMDVVLKNVPLDDEVYAALVGQDNRLKHLLDLSRAYEHGHWDYVREAVHSVGLTQEHADRCFVQAMAWTQDILGRGREEC from the coding sequence ATGCCTTCAAAGTGCAACGAGCGCGACGAGATTACCAGCGCGGCGGAGTCCGTCTTCGTCGCGCGCCAGCCCATCTTCGACGTGCAGCAGAACGTCTTTGGCTATGAGTTGCTCTTTCGCAGCTCCGGCGAGGCGGCCTGCGCGTTCGTCACCGATTCCGACATGGCGACGACCAAGGTCATCGCCGACGGGTTCCTGCTGGCGCACGCGGGCATGGAGCCGGGGCAGCGGGCGCTGATTAACTTTCCGCGCAGGCTGCTCCTCGATGACGCTGCCTTCGCTCTGCCGCCGGACATCGCCATCGTCGAGATTCTCGAAGATGTGCGGCCGGAGCCTGACGTCCTGCACGCCATTCAGGCCATCAAGCAGTCCGGGTTCATGCTCGCCATGGACGACTACATGGGCGAGCCGGAACTCGAACCGTTCTTGCAGTTCGTGGACATCATCAAGGTCGATATCCTCGGGCTGGGGGGCGATCCGGAACGCATCCGCCAGACCGTGGAGAAGCTCGCGAAGTACGGCTGCACGCTTCTGGCCGAGAAGGTCGAGGATCTCGAAACCTTCGAATTGACCAAGGAACTCGGCTTCACGCTGTTTCAGGGCTTCTTCTTTTCCAAGCCGGAGATCATCCCCGGAAAGAAGATATCCTCCAGCGAGATCGCCAAGTTGCAACTGTTGCAGGAACTGGGGCGGCCGGATTTCGAGGTTGCCAAGATTGGCCGCATTATCCAGTCCGACCTGTCCCTGTCCTATCGTCTGTTTCAGTACATCAATTCCGCCGGACTCGGCGTGCGCTACAAGGTGGATTCCGTGTCGCGCGCGCTGACGCTCCTCGGCCAGCGCCAGCTTGCCCAGTGGCTGCGCGTGGCCATCATGTCGGACCTGAGTCCCTCTAGAAAGGCCGCCGAGGTCGCGTTTCTCTCCGTGCACCGGGGGCGCTTCCTCGAAATGCTCGAAGGGGTGGCCAAGAGCTACGGCGTGTCGCCGGATTCCATGTTTCTGCTCGGCCTGTTTTCGCTACTCGATGCGCTGCTCGGCCAGCCCATGGACGTCGTGCTGAAGAACGTTCCGCTGGACGACGAGGTCTATGCGGCGCTGGTTGGGCAGGACAATCGTCTCAAGCATCTGCTCGACCTGTCGCGCGCCTACGAGCATGGGCATTGGGATTATGTGCGCGAGGCCGTGCATTCCGTGGGCCTGACGCAGGAGCACGCCGACCGATGCTTCGTGCAGGCCATGGCGTGGACGCAGGACATCCTCGGCCGTGGACGCGAGGAATGTTGA
- the argC gene encoding N-acetyl-gamma-glutamyl-phosphate reductase: MAHRIPVGLVGVTGYTGIELARLLACHGGMELVRATSRSEAGKTLRDLFPSLSGFPIGELTISLPDPDDLAAACELVFLAVPHGTAMDMAAALVERGVKVVDLSADFRLHDAEVYAQWYGLEHRHPELLPEAVFGLPEFYADRVRTAQLVANPGCYPTSAILGLAPALRAGLVETDGIVIDSKSGTTGSGRKASVGSLFCEVSDTFRAYNLGRHRHTPEIEQELGAVCGQAGMTVSFNTHLLPINRGILTTAYARLQKTVSPQEAHLVYSEMYQNSPWVRVLPLGSLPETRFVRGTMFCDIGIVVDPRTNRLIVVSVIDNLCRGASGQALANANLMLGLAVDEGLKLAPLVP, translated from the coding sequence ATGGCACATCGCATTCCCGTCGGCCTCGTCGGCGTGACGGGCTACACGGGCATCGAACTGGCACGGCTTCTGGCCTGCCACGGCGGCATGGAACTGGTGCGCGCCACGTCGCGCTCCGAGGCGGGGAAGACCCTGCGTGACCTGTTTCCGTCGCTGTCCGGCTTTCCCATCGGCGAGCTGACCATTTCCCTGCCTGACCCCGACGACCTCGCGGCCGCGTGCGAGCTGGTGTTTTTGGCCGTGCCCCACGGCACGGCCATGGACATGGCCGCCGCCCTCGTCGAGCGCGGGGTGAAGGTGGTGGACCTCTCGGCGGACTTCCGCCTGCACGATGCCGAGGTCTACGCCCAGTGGTACGGGCTGGAGCATCGCCATCCGGAGCTTCTGCCCGAGGCCGTGTTCGGCCTGCCCGAATTCTACGCGGACCGCGTGCGCACGGCGCAGCTCGTGGCCAATCCCGGCTGCTATCCCACTTCGGCCATACTCGGCCTTGCTCCGGCGCTTCGCGCCGGGTTGGTGGAGACCGACGGCATCGTCATCGACTCCAAGTCCGGCACCACGGGTTCCGGGCGCAAGGCTAGCGTCGGCTCCCTGTTCTGCGAGGTGTCCGACACGTTTCGGGCCTACAACCTCGGCCGTCACCGCCACACGCCGGAGATCGAGCAGGAGTTGGGTGCCGTGTGCGGGCAGGCGGGAATGACCGTTTCCTTCAACACGCACCTGTTGCCCATCAACCGAGGCATCCTCACCACCGCCTACGCGCGGCTCCAAAAAACCGTTTCACCGCAAGAGGCGCATCTGGTATATTCCGAGATGTACCAGAACTCCCCGTGGGTGCGGGTGCTTCCCCTTGGCTCGCTGCCCGAGACCCGTTTCGTGCGGGGGACGATGTTTTGCGACATCGGGATTGTCGTCGATCCGCGCACCAACAGACTCATCGTGGTCTCGGTCATCGACAACCTCTGCCGCGGGGCATCGGGGCAGGCTCTGGCCAACGCGAACCTGATGCTCGGCCTTGCCGTGGACGAGGGCCTGAAACTGGCTCCCCTTGTTCCCTAG
- a CDS encoding 2-amino-3,7-dideoxy-D-threo-hept-6-ulosonate synthase, whose amino-acid sequence MMLGKAIRSERIFDRNTRRTIIVPLDHGVSVGPIYGLVDLKGTVNQIAEGGANAVLMHKGLPRCTHRGAGRDVGLIIHLSASTSLCPSPNAKTLVGTVEDALKLGADGVSVHVNLGDETERHMLHALGEVSSHATEWGMPVLAMIYARGPKIADEYAPEVVRHCARVGEELGADIVKVPYTGDPDSFATVAESCCVPVVIAGGPKLDSTRDLLRMVHDSVQAGGSGLSIGRNVFQHKNVTLLLKALNGIVHKDWDLDQAVDFMGDELD is encoded by the coding sequence ATGATGCTGGGCAAGGCCATTCGCTCGGAACGGATTTTCGACAGGAACACGCGACGCACGATCATCGTCCCGCTGGATCACGGCGTGAGCGTCGGCCCGATCTACGGTCTCGTGGACCTCAAGGGCACGGTGAACCAGATCGCCGAGGGCGGCGCCAACGCGGTGCTGATGCATAAGGGCCTGCCGCGCTGCACGCATCGCGGGGCCGGGCGCGACGTGGGCCTCATCATCCATCTTTCGGCCAGCACCTCGCTGTGCCCCTCGCCCAACGCCAAGACGCTGGTCGGCACCGTGGAGGACGCCCTGAAGCTCGGCGCGGACGGCGTGTCCGTGCATGTGAACCTCGGCGACGAGACGGAGCGGCACATGCTGCACGCGCTTGGCGAGGTGAGCTCCCACGCCACGGAGTGGGGCATGCCGGTTCTGGCCATGATCTACGCCCGTGGCCCCAAGATCGCCGACGAATACGCTCCCGAGGTGGTCCGCCACTGCGCCCGCGTGGGCGAGGAACTGGGCGCGGACATCGTGAAGGTACCCTACACCGGCGACCCCGACAGCTTCGCCACCGTCGCCGAGTCCTGCTGCGTCCCCGTCGTCATCGCCGGAGGTCCGAAGCTGGACAGCACGCGCGACCTTCTGCGCATGGTGCACGACAGCGTGCAGGCGGGCGGCTCCGGCCTCTCGATCGGGCGCAACGTCTTCCAGCACAAGAACGTGACACTGCTCCTCAAGGCTCTCAACGGCATCGTCCACAAGGACTGGGATCTCGATCAGGCCGTCGACTTCATGGGCGACGAACTGGACTAG
- a CDS encoding MogA/MoaB family molybdenum cofactor biosynthesis protein, translating into MRTQYKDIVLLTETELSFRVGDQTPLPTYPSAGHILWPEHPHQMPGVGARLSRGRDEEFVIRSIFWTPAPDPRATARRGAVLEAVANVDFVPGSYGFSCVKDGFSVAWIVLSDKGAAGMREDECGPIIEAAVRETLPVCLCQGFLIPDESRQLKALLSDLALLQGYDLILTSGGTGVGPRDITPEATLKVIEKRLSGFEHAMTAASLAKTPHGVISRAVAGTIGTTLVVNLPGSPKAVRENLAAVLPALQHTMEKLQGDPSDCAQL; encoded by the coding sequence ATGCGGACCCAATACAAGGACATCGTTCTGCTCACCGAAACGGAACTCTCGTTTCGCGTCGGGGACCAGACCCCGCTGCCGACCTACCCCTCGGCCGGGCATATCCTGTGGCCGGAGCATCCGCACCAGATGCCTGGCGTCGGCGCGCGCCTTTCGCGTGGGCGCGACGAGGAGTTCGTCATTCGCTCCATCTTTTGGACCCCCGCGCCGGACCCCCGCGCCACGGCCCGCCGTGGCGCGGTGCTCGAAGCCGTGGCCAACGTGGATTTCGTCCCCGGTTCCTACGGCTTCTCCTGCGTCAAGGACGGCTTCAGCGTGGCGTGGATCGTGCTGAGCGACAAGGGCGCTGCCGGAATGCGCGAGGACGAGTGCGGCCCCATCATCGAGGCCGCCGTGCGCGAGACGCTGCCCGTGTGCCTGTGTCAGGGGTTCCTCATCCCCGACGAATCGCGTCAGCTCAAGGCGCTTCTGTCGGACCTCGCCCTGCTTCAGGGCTATGACCTCATTCTCACCAGCGGCGGCACCGGTGTCGGCCCGCGCGACATTACGCCCGAGGCGACGCTCAAGGTCATCGAGAAGCGTCTGTCCGGCTTCGAGCACGCCATGACCGCCGCCAGCCTCGCCAAGACGCCGCATGGCGTCATCTCGCGGGCTGTGGCGGGCACCATTGGCACCACGCTCGTGGTCAATCTGCCCGGCAGTCCCAAGGCCGTGCGCGAGAACCTTGCCGCCGTGCTACCCGCACTCCAGCACACCATGGAGAAGTTGCAGGGCGACCCGAGCGACTGCGCCCAGCTTTAG
- a CDS encoding DUF1614 domain-containing protein: MRPPFISFPFMLLALVGLFLSLVVLFILVQVGLVTVAFGKLGLSAGQAFLILLATLFGSGVNLPLFRTGRVVRVPAGPRHMFMDRNGSIQVSPQEMELVDQVVAVNVGGCVIPCLLCVLFLGQVGPSVGLGLALASVCAVCYALARPIPGRGIGVPMLVPPLVAALAAIIFAPEGHGPQVAYIAGCMGILLGADVLHLVDRRFGELLDAPLLSIGGAGTFDGIFVTGIIAVLLA; encoded by the coding sequence ATGAGACCCCCGTTCATATCCTTCCCGTTTATGCTGCTGGCCCTTGTCGGGCTGTTCCTTTCCCTCGTCGTGCTGTTCATCCTTGTGCAGGTGGGGCTGGTCACCGTGGCCTTCGGCAAGCTCGGACTGAGCGCCGGGCAGGCCTTTCTCATCCTCTTGGCCACGCTTTTCGGCAGCGGCGTCAACTTGCCCCTGTTTCGCACGGGGCGGGTGGTCCGCGTGCCCGCCGGGCCGCGCCACATGTTCATGGATCGCAACGGCTCCATTCAGGTCTCCCCGCAGGAGATGGAGCTGGTCGATCAGGTGGTGGCCGTCAATGTGGGCGGCTGCGTGATCCCCTGCCTGTTGTGCGTGCTCTTTCTCGGACAGGTCGGTCCGTCCGTTGGGCTTGGGCTGGCCCTCGCCTCGGTCTGTGCGGTATGCTATGCGTTGGCGCGTCCCATTCCGGGGCGCGGCATCGGCGTGCCCATGCTCGTGCCCCCGCTGGTGGCCGCGCTGGCCGCCATCATTTTCGCGCCCGAGGGGCATGGGCCGCAGGTGGCCTACATCGCGGGCTGCATGGGCATCCTGCTCGGTGCGGATGTGCTGCATCTCGTCGATAGGCGCTTCGGCGAACTGCTCGACGCGCCGCTTCTATCCATCGGTGGAGCCGGAACCTTCGACGGAATCTTCGTCACCGGCATCATCGCCGTTCTGCTCGCCTAA
- a CDS encoding DUF2283 domain-containing protein, with amino-acid sequence MKVNYDAQKDVLRIVLSTTPVRKCDYDKPGIVLGYGSDGSLVDLEIRDASRRIDDPRSVDLAMNGRSVHGVRLL; translated from the coding sequence ATGAAGGTGAATTACGACGCGCAGAAGGACGTGCTGCGGATTGTGCTGTCCACAACGCCCGTGCGCAAGTGTGATTACGACAAGCCGGGCATCGTGCTCGGATACGGCAGCGACGGCTCCCTCGTCGATCTCGAGATCAGGGACGCCTCGCGCCGCATCGACGATCCCCGCAGCGTGGACCTGGCCATGAACGGCCGTAGCGTCCACGGCGTGCGGCTTTTGTAA
- a CDS encoding prephenate dehydrogenase/arogenate dehydrogenase family protein produces the protein MQIETILVIGSQGRMGRLFATRAQAAGLGVRGVDRPLSPALVAEAARGADLVLLAVPAAAMVDVAVMCAGVMDASQILADICSVKVKPVQAMLAAYSGPVVGTHPLFGPEPKDGETRVAVTPGRDDAARDAVEAFFARMGFAPFRTTAEEHDRAMAAIQGLNFVTTVSYFAALADRPELENFITPSFNRRLDAARKMLTEDAELFCGLMDANPFTQESVRAFRSMLNIAAGGDIELLAEKANWWWRERNSGGDV, from the coding sequence ATGCAGATAGAGACTATCCTCGTCATTGGCAGTCAGGGCCGCATGGGACGGCTGTTCGCCACGCGCGCACAAGCCGCTGGTCTTGGCGTGCGCGGTGTGGACAGGCCGCTGTCGCCTGCGCTGGTGGCCGAGGCCGCGCGTGGGGCCGACCTCGTGCTGCTGGCTGTGCCCGCCGCCGCCATGGTCGACGTGGCCGTCATGTGTGCCGGAGTCATGGACGCCTCACAGATTCTGGCCGACATCTGCTCGGTGAAGGTCAAGCCCGTGCAGGCCATGCTGGCCGCATATTCCGGCCCCGTGGTGGGCACGCATCCGCTCTTCGGGCCCGAGCCGAAGGACGGCGAGACACGCGTGGCCGTCACCCCCGGACGCGACGACGCGGCCCGCGACGCGGTGGAAGCCTTCTTCGCGCGGATGGGCTTCGCTCCCTTCCGCACCACGGCCGAGGAGCACGACCGCGCCATGGCCGCCATTCAGGGCCTCAACTTCGTGACCACGGTCTCCTACTTCGCCGCGCTGGCCGACAGGCCTGAGCTGGAGAATTTCATCACGCCGTCCTTCAATCGCCGCCTCGACGCGGCGCGCAAGATGCTGACCGAGGACGCGGAACTCTTCTGTGGTCTCATGGACGCCAACCCCTTCACGCAGGAATCCGTGCGCGCATTCCGTTCCATGCTCAACATCGCCGCTGGCGGCGATATCGAACTTCTGGCCGAAAAGGCCAACTGGTGGTGGCGCGAGCGCAATTCAGGGGGAGACGTGTAA
- the pheA gene encoding prephenate dehydratase, translated as MADQKDDVTRIPAKPEADERLGVLRGEIDELDLRIVELLNRRASCSLEVGRIKRGAGDCIFKPVRERQVMERLLVHADSLPERHLRAIYREIFSSSRHLQRPQQVAYLGPEGTFSYFAGIEFLGHSADYIPQNDLEGVFRAVSTGEAELGIVPLENSLHGTVGQSLDLFLRFGVSIQSELFCKISHNVLGMGTSLADVRRVYSHPQPLAQCARWLRANMPNAVLVPVESTAAAAARVQNEPDAAAIGHVRLGDIFGLNVLARGVEDLPDNWTRFVVIGIGGESGGGRDKTSLLFTLPDKPGALSGVLDVFARHGVNMKKLESRPMRSEKWKYVFFVDVECDLERGEYASALAEMRERCHTVRILGCYPAGPSLDVSADLGADGPE; from the coding sequence ATGGCGGACCAGAAAGACGACGTGACACGCATCCCCGCCAAGCCCGAAGCCGACGAGCGTTTGGGCGTCCTGCGCGGCGAGATCGACGAACTCGATCTGCGCATCGTGGAGCTGTTGAACCGGCGGGCATCGTGCTCGCTGGAAGTGGGGCGCATCAAGCGTGGCGCGGGGGACTGCATCTTCAAACCCGTGCGCGAGCGGCAGGTCATGGAGCGCCTGCTGGTGCATGCCGACTCGCTTCCCGAACGCCACCTGCGCGCCATCTACCGCGAAATCTTCTCCTCCAGCCGCCATCTTCAGCGGCCCCAGCAGGTGGCATACCTCGGTCCCGAGGGCACCTTCTCCTACTTCGCAGGCATCGAATTCCTCGGCCACAGCGCCGACTACATCCCCCAGAACGATCTTGAAGGCGTGTTCCGCGCCGTGTCCACCGGCGAGGCCGAGCTTGGCATCGTGCCGCTCGAAAACTCGTTGCACGGCACCGTGGGCCAGAGCCTCGATCTGTTCCTGCGCTTCGGCGTGAGCATCCAGAGCGAGCTGTTCTGCAAGATCAGCCACAATGTGCTCGGCATGGGCACCTCGCTTGCCGACGTGCGCCGGGTGTACTCGCACCCGCAGCCGCTGGCCCAGTGCGCGCGCTGGCTTCGGGCCAACATGCCGAATGCCGTGCTCGTGCCCGTGGAGAGCACCGCCGCCGCTGCGGCCCGCGTTCAGAACGAGCCGGACGCCGCCGCCATCGGCCACGTCCGCCTTGGGGACATCTTCGGCCTCAACGTGCTGGCGCGCGGGGTGGAGGATCTGCCGGACAACTGGACGCGCTTCGTGGTCATCGGCATTGGCGGCGAGAGCGGCGGCGGGCGCGACAAGACCTCGCTCCTGTTCACGCTGCCCGACAAGCCCGGCGCGCTGTCCGGCGTGCTGGACGTCTTCGCCCGCCACGGCGTGAACATGAAGAAGCTGGAATCGCGCCCCATGCGGAGCGAGAAGTGGAAGTACGTATTTTTCGTCGATGTGGAGTGCGACCTCGAACGCGGGGAATACGCCTCGGCGCTGGCCGAGATGCGCGAGCGCTGCCACACCGTGCGGATACTGGGATGCTACCCCGCGGGGCCGTCGCTGGACGTTTCCGCGGACCTCGGGGCCGATGGCCCGGAATGA
- the aroA gene encoding 3-phosphoshikimate 1-carboxyvinyltransferase produces MNIAHATVRVKAPASKSMSHRAVIAAALAGGRSELTGVLDSVDLERTMGCLRACGAVIERRGDVVVVDGVAGRPMGGKDEPADLNVHESGTTCRLMTGVVAAGDGRFRIHGAPRMHERPIGALASVLEDLGAGFAWEGKKGYPPFVLAASGIPGGEVLVDAGESSQYISGVLLACACGRSETIVGLGGAKVVSWPYVALTLQIMDDFGVPVRVQIAQGDGWIDADWRDMDEAAPGRVRFVVSPGSYRAQDYDVEGDWSNASYFLAAGAVGPHPVAVSGLRMDSLQGDRAMLDILGFMGARITWQADGVLVAPPVTGCLRGVEVDMSSCPDIVPTVAVVAAQAATRTVITGAAHLRIKECDRLDATATQLRKVGARVAVTSDGLIIDPAAITPGPVDFETYGDHRIPMSLSVLELAGVRPTFDNPGCVSKSFPGFWDEWAKVHPRR; encoded by the coding sequence ATGAACATTGCGCATGCCACCGTCCGGGTGAAGGCTCCGGCCAGCAAATCCATGTCCCACAGGGCCGTCATCGCAGCGGCCCTTGCCGGGGGCAGAAGCGAGTTGACCGGGGTTCTGGACAGCGTGGACCTTGAACGGACCATGGGGTGCCTGCGCGCCTGCGGGGCCGTCATCGAACGCCGGGGCGACGTTGTCGTCGTCGATGGCGTGGCGGGGCGGCCCATGGGCGGCAAGGACGAACCGGCGGACTTGAACGTGCACGAATCCGGCACCACCTGCCGCCTGATGACGGGAGTCGTCGCGGCGGGAGACGGGCGCTTCCGCATTCACGGAGCGCCGCGCATGCACGAGCGTCCCATCGGCGCGCTTGCCAGCGTGCTCGAAGACCTCGGCGCGGGTTTCGCATGGGAAGGGAAAAAGGGGTATCCGCCCTTCGTTCTTGCCGCTTCGGGCATTCCCGGCGGCGAGGTGCTCGTGGACGCGGGCGAGAGCAGCCAGTACATCTCCGGCGTGCTTTTGGCCTGCGCCTGCGGTCGTTCCGAAACCATCGTCGGCCTTGGGGGGGCCAAGGTCGTGTCGTGGCCGTACGTGGCCCTCACCCTGCAGATCATGGACGACTTCGGCGTGCCGGTGCGCGTCCAGATTGCGCAGGGTGACGGATGGATCGACGCCGACTGGCGCGACATGGACGAGGCCGCTCCCGGCCGCGTGCGTTTCGTGGTCAGCCCCGGTAGCTACCGTGCGCAGGATTACGACGTCGAGGGCGACTGGAGCAACGCTTCCTACTTCCTCGCGGCGGGCGCGGTGGGGCCGCATCCCGTGGCCGTGTCCGGCCTGCGCATGGATTCCCTGCAGGGCGACCGCGCCATGCTCGATATTCTCGGCTTCATGGGCGCGCGCATCACGTGGCAGGCCGACGGTGTACTCGTGGCCCCGCCGGTGACGGGCTGTCTGCGCGGCGTGGAGGTCGACATGTCCTCCTGTCCGGACATCGTGCCCACCGTGGCCGTCGTGGCCGCACAGGCCGCCACGCGCACGGTCATCACCGGCGCGGCGCACCTGCGCATCAAGGAGTGCGACCGCCTCGACGCTACGGCTACCCAGCTGCGCAAGGTGGGGGCCCGCGTCGCGGTCACCTCGGACGGGCTGATTATCGATCCTGCGGCCATCACGCCCGGTCCCGTGGATTTCGAGACCTACGGCGACCACCGCATCCCCATGAGCCTTTCCGTGCTGGAACTGGCCGGGGTGCGGCCGACCTTCGACAATCCCGGCTGCGTGTCCAAGTCCTTCCCCGGCTTCTGGGACGAGTGGGCCAAGGTCCACCCCCGGCGCTAG
- the rfbA gene encoding glucose-1-phosphate thymidylyltransferase RfbA: MKGIILAGGSGTRLYPLTRAASKQLLPVYDKPMIYYPLSVLMLAGIRDVLIISTPQDLPRFRDIFGDGSQLGLKISYKEQPKPEGIAQAFILAEDFIDGEPVSLILGDNIFYGHGLSVTLRACAQLERGGIIFGYKVRDPERYGVVEFDELQNVVSIEEKPAKPRSKYAVTGLYFYDSQVVDIAKNLKPSARGELEITDVNNEYLRRGQLKAEFFGRGLAWLDTGTHESLLQAANYVQAIQERQGVIVACIEEIAYRMGYINAAQLEALASDMLKNSYGKYLLEVARGD; this comes from the coding sequence ATGAAAGGCATCATTCTGGCAGGCGGCTCCGGGACGCGCCTCTACCCGCTGACCCGCGCGGCCAGCAAGCAACTGCTTCCGGTCTACGACAAGCCCATGATCTACTATCCGCTGTCCGTGCTCATGCTGGCGGGCATCCGGGACGTGCTCATCATCTCCACCCCGCAGGACCTGCCGCGCTTTCGGGACATCTTCGGCGACGGCTCCCAGCTGGGCCTCAAGATATCCTACAAGGAGCAGCCCAAGCCCGAGGGCATCGCACAGGCCTTCATCCTCGCCGAGGACTTCATCGATGGCGAGCCGGTGAGCCTCATCCTCGGCGACAACATTTTCTACGGCCACGGACTGTCGGTCACGCTTCGCGCCTGCGCCCAACTGGAACGCGGCGGTATCATCTTCGGCTACAAGGTGCGCGACCCCGAGCGCTACGGCGTGGTGGAGTTCGACGAACTCCAGAACGTGGTGAGCATCGAGGAAAAACCCGCCAAGCCGCGCTCCAAGTACGCCGTGACCGGCCTGTACTTCTACGATTCGCAGGTGGTGGACATCGCCAAAAATCTCAAGCCCTCGGCCCGGGGTGAACTCGAAATCACCGACGTGAACAACGAGTACCTGCGCCGTGGCCAGCTCAAGGCCGAGTTCTTCGGGCGCGGGCTGGCGTGGCTCGATACCGGCACCCACGAATCCCTGTTGCAGGCCGCCAACTACGTGCAGGCCATTCAAGAACGCCAAGGCGTCATCGTGGCGTGCATCGAGGAAATCGCCTACCGCATGGGCTACATCAACGCCGCCCAGCTGGAGGCGCTGGCCTCGGACATGCTGAAGAACTCCTACGGCAAATATCTGCTGGAGGTCGCTCGGGGCGACTGA
- a CDS encoding 3-dehydroquinate synthase II family protein, whose translation MKKIFVQAVPFDKHLVTLALESGVDGVIVDPADRDKVATLARTEVLGTDAFTYVTLGGKDDEKTAAEALAAGGRVVLREGWEIIPVENLLAQGQGLGVEVASLERAVLAAGILERGVDFIVVPPSASADLKAIVAELKLSQGVLDLETATVTAVEQAGLGHRVCVDTLSMLRRGQGMLVGNSSAFTVLVHAETESNPYVAARPFRVNAGAVHAYVVMPGDRTNYLEELSAGTQVLIVDATGRTSLATVGRVKVEVRPMLLVTARTADGTLGRVFLQNAETIRVVRADGSPVSVVELKPGDEILVRTDAAGRHFGMRISEDIKEG comes from the coding sequence ATGAAGAAGATATTCGTGCAGGCCGTGCCCTTCGATAAGCATCTGGTGACCCTCGCGCTGGAATCCGGCGTGGACGGCGTCATCGTGGACCCGGCCGACCGGGACAAGGTGGCCACCCTCGCCCGTACCGAGGTGCTCGGCACCGACGCCTTCACCTACGTGACCCTTGGTGGCAAGGACGACGAGAAGACCGCCGCCGAGGCGCTGGCCGCTGGCGGGCGTGTGGTGCTTCGCGAGGGCTGGGAGATCATCCCCGTGGAGAACCTTCTGGCGCAGGGGCAGGGCCTCGGCGTCGAGGTCGCATCTCTTGAGCGCGCAGTGCTCGCGGCGGGCATTCTGGAGCGCGGCGTGGACTTCATCGTGGTTCCGCCGTCCGCGTCCGCGGACCTCAAGGCCATCGTGGCCGAGCTGAAGCTCAGTCAGGGCGTGCTCGACCTCGAAACCGCCACGGTCACCGCCGTGGAGCAGGCCGGGCTGGGCCACCGCGTGTGCGTGGACACACTGAGCATGCTCCGGCGCGGACAGGGCATGCTGGTGGGCAATTCCAGCGCCTTTACCGTCCTCGTCCATGCCGAGACGGAGTCCAATCCCTACGTGGCCGCGCGGCCGTTTCGGGTCAACGCCGGTGCCGTGCACGCCTACGTCGTGATGCCCGGCGACCGCACCAACTACCTCGAAGAGCTTTCCGCCGGAACGCAGGTGCTCATCGTGGACGCGACGGGACGAACCTCCCTTGCCACGGTGGGTCGGGTGAAGGTGGAGGTGCGGCCCATGCTGCTCGTCACGGCCCGTACCGCCGATGGTACGCTCGGGCGGGTCTTTCTTCAGAACGCGGAGACCATCCGCGTGGTGCGCGCCGACGGCTCGCCGGTGTCCGTGGTGGAACTGAAGCCTGGCGACGAGATTCTCGTGCGGACCGACGCGGCGGGGCGGCACTTCGGCATGCGCATCAGCGAAGACATCAAGGAAGGCTAG